Proteins encoded together in one Bacteroides ovatus window:
- the pheT gene encoding phenylalanine--tRNA ligase subunit beta, with the protein MNISYNWLKEYVNFDLTPDETAAALTSIGLETGGVEEVQTIKGGLEGLVIGEVLTCTEHPNSDHLHITTVNLGDGEPVQIVCGAPNVAAGQKVVVATLGTKLYDGDECFTIKKSKIRGVESTGMICAEDEIGIGTDHAGIIVLPENAVPGTLAKDYYNIKSDYVLEVDITPNRADACSHYGVARDLYAYLIQNGKQATLQRPSVDGFKVENHDLNIEVKVENSEACPHYAGVTVKGVTVKESPEWLQNKLRLIGVRPINNVVDITNYIVHAFGQPLHCFDAGKIKGNEVIVKTMPEGTPFVTLDEVERKLNERDLMICNKEEAMCIAGVFGGLDSGSTEATTDVFIESAYFHPTWVRKTARRHGLNTDASFRFERGIDPNSVIYCLKLAALMVKELAGGTISSEIKDVFTTPAPDFIVDLAYEKVHSLVGKVIPVETIKSIVTSLEMKITNETAEGLTLAVPPYRVDVQRDCDVIEDILRIYGYNNVEIPTTLNSSLTTKGEHDKSNKLQNLIAEQLVGCGFNEILNNSLTRAAYYDGMETYPSNHLVMLLNPLSADLNAMRQTLLFGGLESIAHNANRKNADLKFFEFGNCYHFDADKKNEEKVLAPYSEDYHLGLWVTGKKVSNSWAHADENSSVYELKAYVENILKRLGLDLHNLVVGNLTDDIFAAALSINTKGGKRLASFGIVTKKLLKAFDIDNEVYFADLNWKELMKAIRSVKISYKEISKFPAVKRDLALLLDKNVQFAEIEKIAYETEKKLLKEVELFDVYEGKNLEAGKKSYAVSFLLQDESQTLNDKMIDKIMSKLVKNLEDKLGAKLR; encoded by the coding sequence ATGAATATCTCTTATAACTGGCTGAAAGAGTATGTCAACTTCGACCTGACGCCCGATGAAACGGCTGCTGCGTTGACTTCTATCGGCTTGGAAACAGGTGGTGTAGAAGAAGTGCAAACCATTAAAGGTGGTTTGGAAGGACTGGTGATCGGTGAAGTGCTGACCTGCACGGAACATCCTAATTCTGACCATTTGCATATTACTACTGTTAATCTGGGAGACGGTGAACCGGTACAGATTGTTTGTGGTGCCCCGAATGTGGCTGCCGGACAGAAAGTGGTGGTAGCTACTTTAGGTACGAAACTTTATGACGGTGACGAATGTTTTACCATCAAGAAATCAAAAATCCGTGGGGTGGAATCTACTGGTATGATTTGTGCTGAAGACGAAATCGGTATCGGTACGGATCATGCAGGTATTATCGTATTGCCGGAAAATGCTGTTCCGGGTACGCTTGCCAAGGATTATTATAATATCAAGAGCGACTATGTGCTTGAAGTGGACATCACGCCTAACCGTGCGGATGCTTGCTCTCACTATGGGGTGGCTCGTGACTTGTACGCTTATCTGATTCAGAACGGCAAACAGGCTACTTTGCAACGTCCGTCGGTAGACGGCTTTAAAGTGGAAAACCATGACTTGAATATTGAAGTGAAGGTGGAAAACAGCGAAGCTTGTCCGCATTATGCCGGTGTTACGGTGAAAGGTGTCACTGTGAAGGAAAGCCCGGAATGGCTGCAAAACAAATTGCGTCTGATCGGGGTGCGTCCTATTAATAATGTAGTGGATATTACTAATTATATCGTTCATGCTTTCGGTCAGCCGTTGCATTGCTTCGATGCTGGAAAGATAAAAGGCAATGAAGTAATTGTAAAGACAATGCCGGAAGGAACCCCGTTCGTTACGCTGGATGAGGTGGAACGTAAATTGAACGAACGCGACCTGATGATTTGTAACAAGGAAGAGGCCATGTGTATTGCCGGTGTATTCGGCGGACTGGACTCCGGTTCTACGGAAGCTACGACAGATGTATTCATTGAAAGTGCTTATTTCCATCCTACATGGGTGCGTAAGACAGCCCGCCGTCATGGCTTGAATACGGATGCTTCTTTCCGTTTCGAACGCGGTATCGATCCGAACAGTGTGATATATTGCTTGAAACTGGCTGCTTTGATGGTTAAAGAACTGGCTGGCGGTACGATTTCTTCTGAAATAAAAGACGTGTTCACTACTCCTGCACCCGATTTTATAGTTGATCTGGCTTATGAGAAAGTACATTCTTTGGTAGGAAAAGTAATTCCGGTAGAGACAATCAAGAGCATTGTGACCAGCCTGGAAATGAAGATCACTAATGAAACGGCGGAAGGGCTGACATTAGCTGTTCCTCCTTATCGTGTAGACGTGCAGCGTGATTGTGACGTGATTGAAGATATTCTTCGTATCTACGGATATAACAATGTTGAAATCCCGACTACATTGAACTCCAGCCTGACTACTAAAGGTGAACATGATAAATCGAATAAATTGCAGAACCTGATTGCAGAGCAATTGGTGGGCTGCGGATTTAATGAGATCCTGAACAACTCATTGACGCGTGCTGCTTATTATGATGGTATGGAGACTTATCCGTCCAACCATCTAGTGATGTTATTGAATCCGTTGAGTGCGGATTTGAACGCTATGCGTCAGACTTTGCTGTTCGGTGGACTGGAAAGTATTGCTCATAATGCAAATCGTAAGAATGCTGATTTGAAGTTCTTCGAATTCGGTAATTGCTATCATTTCGATGCTGACAAGAAGAATGAAGAGAAGGTATTGGCTCCTTACTCGGAAGATTATCACTTGGGCTTGTGGGTAACCGGTAAGAAGGTTTCCAATTCATGGGCACATGCAGATGAGAACAGTTCGGTATATGAATTGAAGGCTTATGTAGAAAATATATTGAAGCGTCTGGGACTGGATTTGCACAATCTGGTTGTCGGTAATCTGACGGACGATATTTTTGCTGCCGCACTTTCTATCAATACGAAGGGTGGTAAGCGTCTTGCTTCCTTCGGTATCGTGACTAAGAAGCTATTGAAAGCATTTGATATCGACAATGAAGTGTATTTTGCCGACTTGAACTGGAAGGAACTGATGAAAGCTATCCGTTCTGTGAAGATCAGCTACAAGGAAATCTCCAAGTTCCCTGCTGTGAAACGTGACCTGGCATTGTTGCTTGACAAGAATGTGCAGTTTGCCGAAATCGAAAAGATTGCTTACGAAACAGAGAAGAAGCTGTTGAAAGAAGTGGAACTCTTCGACGTGTACGAAGGTAAGAATCTGGAAGCAGGCAAGAAGTCGTATGCGGTGAGCTTCCTGCTTCAGGATGAGAGCCAGACTTTGAATGATAAGATGATTGATAAGATCATGTCGAAACTGGTGAAGAACTTGGAAGATAAGCTGGGTGCCAAACTTAGATAA
- the lepA gene encoding translation elongation factor 4, translating into MKNIRNFCIIAHIDHGKSTLADRLLEFTNTIQVTSGQMLDNMDLEKERGITIKSHAIQMEYTYQGEKYVLNLIDTPGHVDFSYEVSRSIAACEGALLIVDASQGVQAQTISNLYMAIEHDLEIIPVINKCDMASANPEEVEDEIVELLGCKREEVIRASGKTGMGVEEILAAVIERIPHPEGNEEAPLQALIFDSVFNSFRGIIAYFKIENGTIRKGDKVKFFNTGKEYDADEIGVLKMDMVPRNELRTGDVGYIISGIKTSKEVKVGDTITHIARPCDKAIAGFEEVKPMVFAGVYPIEAEDFEDLRASLEKLQLNDASLTFQPESSLALGFGFRCGFLGLLHMEIVQERLDREFDMNVITTVPNVSYHIYDKQGNMKEVHNPGGMPDPTMIDHIEEPYIKASIITTTDYIGSIMTLCLGKRGELIKQEYISGNRVEIYYNMPLGEIVIDFYDKLKSISKGYASFDYHPNGFRTSKLVKLDILLNGEPVDALSTLTHIDNAYDMGRRMCEKLKELIPRQQFDIAIQAAIGAKIISRETIKAVRKDVTAKCYGGDVSRKRKLLEKQKKGKKRMKQIGNVEVPQKAFLAVLKLD; encoded by the coding sequence ATGAAGAATATTCGCAACTTTTGCATTATTGCTCATATTGACCACGGTAAGTCAACGTTGGCCGACCGTCTGTTGGAGTTTACTAACACCATTCAGGTGACTTCAGGGCAGATGCTTGATAATATGGATCTGGAAAAAGAAAGAGGGATCACTATCAAGAGCCATGCGATCCAGATGGAATATACTTATCAGGGGGAGAAGTATGTCCTTAACCTGATTGATACTCCGGGACACGTGGACTTTTCGTATGAGGTGTCACGTTCTATCGCTGCATGTGAAGGGGCATTGCTGATTGTCGATGCTTCGCAGGGAGTGCAGGCGCAGACGATCTCGAATCTGTATATGGCCATTGAACACGACCTTGAGATTATTCCGGTTATCAATAAATGCGATATGGCGAGCGCCAATCCCGAAGAAGTGGAGGACGAAATCGTTGAACTGTTGGGTTGCAAGCGCGAGGAGGTAATCCGTGCATCCGGTAAAACGGGTATGGGAGTGGAAGAGATACTGGCTGCTGTGATTGAACGTATTCCTCATCCCGAAGGGAATGAAGAGGCGCCGTTGCAGGCTTTGATTTTCGACTCTGTATTCAACTCTTTCCGTGGAATTATAGCTTATTTCAAGATTGAAAACGGCACGATTCGCAAGGGCGACAAGGTGAAGTTTTTCAATACGGGAAAAGAGTATGATGCCGATGAAATAGGGGTGTTGAAAATGGATATGGTGCCTCGTAACGAACTTCGTACGGGGGATGTAGGATATATAATTTCCGGTATCAAAACTTCCAAAGAGGTGAAGGTGGGAGATACCATTACACATATTGCCCGTCCGTGTGACAAGGCTATTGCCGGGTTTGAGGAGGTGAAGCCGATGGTGTTTGCCGGAGTGTATCCGATTGAGGCGGAAGATTTTGAAGATCTTCGCGCGTCTTTGGAAAAGTTGCAGCTGAATGATGCGTCGTTGACTTTCCAGCCGGAGTCTTCATTGGCTTTGGGTTTTGGTTTCCGTTGCGGTTTCCTCGGATTGCTCCACATGGAAATTGTGCAGGAGCGTCTGGATCGTGAGTTTGACATGAATGTGATTACTACGGTACCGAATGTGTCCTACCATATATATGATAAGCAGGGCAATATGAAGGAGGTGCACAACCCCGGTGGTATGCCCGACCCGACGATGATTGACCATATCGAGGAACCGTATATCAAAGCGTCTATTATTACAACGACTGATTATATCGGTTCGATTATGACGCTTTGTCTGGGTAAGCGTGGTGAATTGATTAAACAGGAATATATCTCCGGTAACCGGGTGGAAATCTATTACAATATGCCTTTGGGAGAAATTGTGATTGACTTTTATGATAAGTTGAAGAGTATTTCCAAAGGGTATGCGTCGTTTGATTATCATCCGAATGGTTTCCGTACTTCGAAGCTGGTGAAGCTGGATATTTTGTTGAACGGTGAGCCTGTGGATGCACTTTCTACTTTGACACATATTGACAATGCTTACGATATGGGACGCCGGATGTGTGAGAAGCTGAAAGAGCTTATTCCGCGCCAGCAGTTTGATATTGCCATTCAGGCAGCTATCGGGGCTAAGATTATTTCCCGTGAAACGATTAAGGCTGTTCGTAAGGATGTGACAGCGAAGTGTTATGGTGGTGACGTGAGCCGTAAACGTAAACTGCTTGAAAAGCAGAAAAAAGGTAAAAAACGAATGAAACAAATCGGTAACGTGGAAGTGCCGCAAAAAGCCTTCCTCGCCGTACTGAAGCTGGATTAA
- a CDS encoding C-GCAxxG-C-C family protein, with protein MEDRIQKAVELFKSGYNCSQSVVAAFADMYGFTQEQALRMGASFGGGIGRMRETCGAACGMFLVAGLETGATEATDREGKAANYAVVQELAAEFKKRNGSLICGELLGLKKKDPVSTIPEERTAQYYSKRPCAKMVEEAARIWSEYLEKHPK; from the coding sequence ATGGAAGATAGAATACAGAAAGCAGTGGAGCTTTTTAAGAGCGGATATAACTGTTCACAGTCGGTAGTAGCGGCCTTTGCGGATATGTATGGATTTACACAGGAACAGGCGTTGCGTATGGGTGCTTCCTTTGGTGGGGGGATAGGACGAATGCGTGAAACGTGTGGAGCTGCCTGCGGCATGTTTTTGGTGGCGGGCCTGGAAACCGGCGCTACGGAAGCGACAGACCGGGAAGGAAAAGCTGCCAATTATGCGGTGGTGCAAGAACTGGCGGCTGAATTTAAGAAGCGTAACGGCTCGCTGATTTGTGGCGAATTGTTGGGATTAAAGAAAAAAGATCCCGTTTCAACGATTCCGGAAGAGCGTACTGCTCAATATTATAGCAAGCGTCCTTGCGCTAAAATGGTGGAAGAAGCGGCAAGAATTTGGTCTGAATATCTCGAAAAGCATCCTAAATGA
- a CDS encoding winged helix-turn-helix domain-containing protein: protein MLKEKAGVIAGTIWNALNETEGMTAKQLKKATKLVDKDLFLGLGWLLREDKVSVEEVEGELFIKLI, encoded by the coding sequence ATGTTGAAAGAAAAAGCTGGTGTAATTGCAGGTACTATCTGGAATGCACTGAACGAAACAGAAGGAATGACTGCCAAGCAGCTTAAAAAAGCAACTAAATTGGTTGACAAAGATCTGTTCCTCGGCCTTGGCTGGTTATTGAGAGAAGACAAAGTCTCTGTGGAAGAAGTTGAAGGTGAACTCTTCATCAAATTGATCTAA
- a CDS encoding Nramp family divalent metal transporter, with protein sequence MKNIFQDLKRKDHKRYLGGLDVFKYIGPGLLVTVGFIDPGNWASNFAAGSEFGYSLLWVVTLSTIMLIVLQHNVAHLGIVTGLCLSEAATKYTPKWVSRPILGTAVLASISTSLAEILGGAIALEMLFDIPIIWGAVLTTLFVSIMLFTNSYKKIERSIIAFVSVIGLSFIYELFLVEIDWPAATAGWVTPSFPKGSMLIIMSVLGAVVMPHNLFLHSEVIQSHEYNKKDDASIKKVLKYELFDTLFSMIVGWAINSAMILLAAATFFKSGIQVEELQQAKSLLEPLLGSNAAIVFALALLMAGISSTITSGMAAGSIFAGIFGESYHIKDSHSQVGVLLSLGIALLLIFFIGDPFKGLIISQMILSIQLPFTVFLQVGLTSSRKVMGDYVNSRWSTFVLYSIAIIVSVLNIMLLFS encoded by the coding sequence ATGAAGAATATTTTTCAAGACTTAAAACGCAAAGATCATAAACGCTATCTGGGTGGACTGGATGTTTTTAAATATATTGGTCCGGGGCTTCTGGTTACGGTAGGATTTATTGATCCGGGAAACTGGGCTTCTAACTTCGCCGCCGGTTCCGAATTTGGCTATTCCTTACTTTGGGTGGTTACATTGTCCACTATTATGCTGATTGTGCTTCAGCACAACGTTGCCCACCTGGGGATTGTTACCGGGCTTTGCCTTTCGGAGGCGGCCACTAAATACACTCCCAAATGGGTGTCGCGACCTATTCTTGGTACGGCGGTACTGGCGTCGATTTCTACTTCTTTAGCGGAAATTCTGGGAGGTGCCATTGCGTTGGAAATGCTCTTTGATATTCCTATTATATGGGGAGCTGTGTTGACTACGCTTTTTGTCTCTATCATGCTTTTCACTAATTCGTATAAAAAGATAGAGCGTTCCATCATTGCATTTGTCTCTGTTATCGGGCTTTCGTTTATCTACGAACTGTTTCTGGTGGAAATAGACTGGCCGGCTGCGACAGCAGGGTGGGTGACTCCTTCTTTTCCGAAAGGAAGTATGCTGATTATCATGAGTGTGTTGGGAGCGGTAGTGATGCCTCATAATCTGTTTCTTCATTCGGAGGTGATACAGAGTCATGAATATAATAAGAAAGATGATGCTTCTATTAAGAAGGTTTTGAAATATGAGTTGTTTGATACTCTTTTCTCTATGATTGTCGGCTGGGCGATTAACAGTGCCATGATTCTTCTGGCTGCCGCTACTTTCTTTAAAAGCGGTATTCAGGTAGAGGAACTGCAACAGGCTAAGTCATTGCTCGAACCTTTGTTGGGAAGTAATGCTGCCATCGTATTTGCACTGGCATTGCTGATGGCGGGTATTTCATCCACCATTACGAGCGGAATGGCGGCAGGTTCCATCTTTGCGGGTATTTTCGGTGAATCGTATCATATCAAAGACAGCCACTCGCAGGTAGGAGTCCTTTTATCTCTGGGAATTGCCTTATTGCTGATTTTCTTTATTGGAGATCCTTTCAAAGGATTGATTATTTCGCAGATGATACTTAGTATTCAATTACCTTTCACGGTATTTTTGCAGGTGGGACTGACGTCTTCCCGAAAGGTGATGGGAGATTATGTCAATAGTCGTTGGAGCACGTTTGTGTTGTATTCGATTGCCATTATTGTTTCAGTACTGAATATCATGCTTTTGTTTTCATAA
- a CDS encoding secondary thiamine-phosphate synthase enzyme YjbQ produces the protein MATTFDIQLPHYSRGFHLITRDIISQLPALPESGLLVIFIKHTSAGLTINENADPDVRHDFQTFFNKLVPDGAPYFIHTLEGPDDMSAHIKASLIGSSVTIPIKNHRLNLGIWQGVYLCEFRDGGDTRKLSITIL, from the coding sequence ATGGCTACAACATTCGATATTCAACTCCCTCATTACTCGCGTGGATTTCATTTAATCACGCGTGATATCATTTCACAACTACCAGCACTTCCCGAAAGTGGCCTGCTGGTAATCTTTATCAAACACACCTCTGCCGGACTAACTATCAACGAAAATGCAGACCCGGACGTACGGCATGACTTCCAGACATTCTTTAATAAACTGGTTCCCGACGGTGCCCCCTATTTCATCCATACCCTCGAAGGCCCCGACGATATGAGCGCCCATATAAAAGCCTCCCTGATAGGAAGCTCGGTCACTATCCCCATCAAGAATCACCGCCTGAACCTGGGAATATGGCAAGGTGTCTACCTCTGCGAATTTCGCGACGGAGGAGACACCCGTAAATTGAGTATTACTATCCTATAA
- a CDS encoding exodeoxyribonuclease III translates to MKIITYNVNGLRAAVSKGLPEWLAQENPDILCLQETKLQPDQYPGEVFEALGYKSYLYSAQKKGYSGVAILTKQEPDHVEYGMGMEAYDNEGRFIRADFGDLSVVSVYHPSGTSGDERQAFKMAWLEDFQKYVMELQKSRPNLILCGDYNICHEPIDIHDPVRNATNSGFLPEEREWMTRFLSAGYVDSFRTLCPEKQEYTWWSYRFNSRAKNKGWRIDYCMVSEPVRPLLKRAYILNEAVHSDHCPMALEIL, encoded by the coding sequence ATGAAGATTATTACTTATAATGTGAACGGACTACGTGCTGCCGTATCTAAAGGTTTGCCGGAATGGCTGGCGCAGGAGAATCCTGATATTCTTTGTCTGCAAGAGACGAAACTGCAACCGGACCAGTATCCGGGAGAGGTGTTTGAAGCGTTGGGTTACAAGTCTTATTTGTATTCGGCGCAGAAGAAAGGATACAGTGGAGTGGCCATACTTACCAAGCAGGAACCGGACCATGTGGAATATGGGATGGGAATGGAGGCTTATGATAATGAAGGACGTTTTATCCGGGCGGATTTCGGAGACTTATCGGTAGTCAGTGTTTATCACCCTTCGGGGACGAGCGGGGACGAACGCCAGGCTTTTAAAATGGCGTGGCTGGAAGATTTTCAAAAGTATGTGATGGAGTTGCAGAAGTCCCGTCCCAATTTGATTCTTTGTGGCGATTATAATATCTGCCATGAGCCGATCGACATTCATGATCCTGTCCGGAATGCAACAAACAGTGGTTTCCTTCCTGAAGAGCGGGAGTGGATGACACGTTTCCTGTCTGCGGGGTATGTTGATTCTTTCCGTACGCTTTGTCCCGAAAAACAGGAATATACCTGGTGGAGCTATCGTTTTAATTCGCGTGCCAAAAATAAGGGTTGGAGAATTGACTATTGCATGGTTAGTGAGCCGGTACGCCCGCTGTTGAAACGTGCGTATATCCTGAATGAGGCCGTACATTCCGATCATTGTCCGATGGCGTTGGAAATATTATAG
- a CDS encoding DNA recombination protein RmuC, whose translation MELILLIVIAVLMIVLLVLSLTKGNNQTQAEQLQIALRQQMQENREELNRSIRELRMEMTQTLNQNMQQLQDVLHKNMMTTGELQRQKFDMMARQQEALLKSTEKRLDDMRLMVEEKLQKTLNERIGQSFEIVRSQLENVQKGLGEMKSLAQDVGGLKKVLSNVKMRGTFGEVQLGALLEQMMSPEQYDANVKTKKSGTEFVEFAIKLPGKDDANSTVYLPIDAKFPKDIYEQYYDAFEAGDAALMESSGKQLENTIKKMAKDIHDKYVDPPFTTDFAIMFLPFESIYAEVIRRTSLIETLQKEYKIVVTGPTTLGAILNSLQMGFRTLAIQKRTGEVWTVLGAVKTEFSKFGGLLEKVQKNLQSAGDQLEEVMGKRTRAIERKLRQVEQLPHEESQKILPIDVEDDLTDY comes from the coding sequence ATGGAACTGATTCTACTTATTGTTATTGCCGTGTTAATGATAGTCCTACTTGTATTATCACTAACCAAAGGCAACAATCAAACTCAAGCAGAACAATTACAAATAGCCTTGCGCCAGCAAATGCAGGAAAACCGGGAAGAACTGAACCGCAGCATCCGGGAACTTCGCATGGAAATGACGCAAACGCTAAACCAGAATATGCAACAGCTCCAAGATGTTCTGCACAAGAATATGATGACCACCGGAGAACTGCAACGACAGAAATTCGACATGATGGCCCGCCAGCAGGAAGCATTACTGAAATCCACCGAGAAACGACTGGATGACATGCGCCTGATGGTGGAAGAAAAGCTCCAGAAAACCCTGAATGAACGTATCGGTCAATCATTCGAAATCGTCCGTTCGCAACTTGAGAACGTGCAAAAAGGACTGGGAGAAATGAAATCTCTTGCTCAAGATGTCGGCGGACTAAAAAAGGTATTGAGCAACGTAAAGATGAGAGGAACGTTCGGCGAAGTCCAACTGGGTGCACTCTTAGAACAAATGATGAGCCCCGAACAGTACGACGCCAATGTCAAAACAAAAAAGAGCGGAACCGAATTTGTAGAATTTGCCATCAAGCTTCCGGGAAAAGATGACGCCAACAGCACCGTCTACCTCCCCATCGACGCCAAATTTCCGAAAGATATATACGAACAATATTATGACGCATTCGAAGCGGGAGACGCAGCATTGATGGAATCGTCTGGCAAGCAATTGGAAAATACAATCAAAAAGATGGCAAAAGACATCCATGATAAATATGTAGACCCGCCTTTTACCACAGATTTTGCCATCATGTTCCTCCCGTTTGAAAGCATATATGCCGAAGTAATCCGACGCACCAGTCTCATCGAAACACTCCAAAAGGAGTATAAGATTGTAGTTACAGGTCCGACAACATTAGGCGCCATCCTCAACAGTCTTCAGATGGGGTTCCGCACGCTTGCTATCCAAAAACGTACCGGAGAAGTCTGGACCGTATTGGGAGCTGTCAAAACAGAATTCAGTAAATTCGGAGGATTACTTGAAAAAGTACAAAAGAACTTGCAAAGCGCCGGTGACCAACTCGAAGAAGTCATGGGAAAACGAACACGTGCCATCGAACGCAAACTGCGGCAAGTGGAACAGTTGCCACACGAAGAAAGTCAAAAGATTCTCCCTATTGACGTAGAGGACGATTTGACAGATTACTAA
- a CDS encoding YebC/PmpR family DNA-binding transcriptional regulator, which yields MGRAFEYRKAAKLKRWGHMAKTFTRLGKQIAIAVKAGGPEPENNPTLRSVIATCKRENMPKDNIERAIKNAMGKDQSDYKSMTYEGYGPHGIAVFVDTLTDNTTRTVADVRSVFNKFGGNLGTMGSLAFLFDHKCVFTFKKKDGLDMEELILDLIDYDVEDEYEEDDEEGTITIYGNPKSYAAIQKHLEECGFEDVGGDFTYIPNDMKEVTPEQRETLDKMIERLEEFDDVQTVYTNMQPEEGE from the coding sequence ATGGGAAGAGCATTTGAATATAGAAAGGCCGCTAAACTGAAAAGATGGGGCCACATGGCTAAAACATTTACAAGACTGGGTAAACAAATCGCGATAGCTGTAAAGGCAGGCGGTCCGGAACCTGAAAATAACCCGACTTTGCGTTCGGTGATCGCTACTTGTAAGCGTGAAAATATGCCGAAGGATAATATTGAACGTGCTATCAAAAACGCAATGGGTAAAGACCAGAGCGACTACAAGAGCATGACTTACGAAGGATACGGTCCTCACGGTATTGCTGTATTTGTGGATACGCTGACAGATAACACAACCCGTACGGTGGCTGACGTTCGTTCGGTATTTAATAAGTTTGGCGGTAATCTCGGTACAATGGGATCTCTCGCGTTCCTGTTCGACCACAAATGTGTATTCACTTTCAAGAAGAAAGACGGATTGGATATGGAAGAACTGATTCTGGATCTGATCGATTATGATGTGGAAGATGAATACGAAGAGGATGATGAAGAAGGAACAATCACTATCTATGGTAATCCCAAGAGCTATGCCGCTATTCAGAAACACCTGGAGGAGTGTGGCTTTGAAGATGTCGGTGGAGACTTCACTTATATCCCGAACGACATGAAAGAGGTGACTCCGGAACAGCGCGAAACATTGGATAAGATGATCGAACGTTTGGAAGAATTTGACGACGTGCAGACTGTTTATACCAATATGCAGCCGGAAGAGGGAGAATAA
- a CDS encoding TIGR03905 family TSCPD domain-containing protein: protein MEYVYRTQGTCSTNIELNVEDGVVKEVAFWGGCNGNLQGISRLVRGMKVADVIAKLEGVHCGGRPTSCPDQLCRALHEMGY from the coding sequence ATGGAATATGTGTATAGAACCCAGGGAACTTGCAGCACCAACATCGAACTGAATGTGGAAGATGGAGTGGTGAAAGAAGTTGCTTTCTGGGGAGGATGTAATGGTAACCTTCAAGGTATTTCCCGCCTTGTGAGAGGAATGAAGGTAGCGGATGTTATTGCAAAACTTGAAGGAGTGCATTGTGGTGGCAGACCGACTTCATGTCCTGACCAATTGTGTCGTGCATTACATGAGATGGGATATTAA